The window TCTCTCCTGTTGGGCTCCCAGCTGCATTGGACCATATAGTCAGGTACGATGAAGCTGATATTTTTTGACAATCAATCACATTGAAAAACTGCcaaaattgaaaatgattttttttcttgcatttggtatGAAAAGTATGATTAAATTAGATGAATTTTCAACTTTTGTACCCACTTTTTATAATTGCATTTTATGATTTACCCTTGCTATAAGAGGGTTGGGGAGTAATGACAAGAGGGTAATTAGGACAAATCATGATTTTGTTTGCCAAAATTTTGGATTGAGGTCCAAAAAGTTTTAGTGATAACAATTTTCAGCCAAATGTagagtttttaatttatttatcacatTGGCAAATTCCCATAACAAAATAGCCCAGTTTAACAATCTACTCTCATGGCTTTGTGCATCTTCCTTTTTCTCTTTTCCAATAAATCAGTTTATGAGTTCAAAGGGGATATGTTTAGAATTGAAGATAagcttacttttttttttcttttcaggCAACCTTGCATAAGGAGATACTTCATATGGCTGGACAGTTGGGGCTTGATCCTCCCACAATGTCAATGAAAAGTGGAGGACCAGCTGTGGAACTTGAGCAGGCACTAAAAAACTCAGAGGCAGTGGCAAATTATTTTAACTGTTCTATATCAACAACCACTTTTCTCTTTGTCGTGTACTGTTCAACAACCACAACACAACTTGACAGAATCGCCGTTCAGGAAAGGCACGAGTTCATCCTGAAACAAATGAGGTCATCCAGCATCAATCAGAATGTGCGTGAAGTATTGGAACCCGTGTTTCTGTACATCCTCGTGCCTGATTTACCTAAAAGGTAAAATCAACTTTCTCCTGTATTTgggtataattaatttatatagagGTCAGGAAAGAATCTCATTTTGCTTACTAAACATGTGGATATAATTCTTCGTATTCTTGTCGTATTTTCTCAACTCTTTATTAtgtaataatgttttattataatattttatttgtgcTCATTGTAGCGCTGCTGTGGAAGTGAAACCCATGATTTATGCTAATAACGATGATGACATGGAAGAGACAACCGATCCTGCTCCGCAAGACGTTTCTTGTCTCTTCAATCATGAAAGCTGGCACCAGTTTTGCTATCAGAAATGTGTTGTGGATGGGAAATTATGCACAACAGTCGTGTCCATCACAAAAGAACTTGCCACAATGATCTCTCCTGATTCTACAAAAGAAATGGATAAAATTGCAAAATTTTGCATTGCTATTATGGATAGAATCCTTCTTGAAAATCATTTTGGGTGGACTGATGTGATGGTTAGTTTCTCCTCTTCCTCCTTAATtctaaaaaagagaaaattataagCTTTAtctgttttttctttttgtcaTGCAGACATTGAGAATCTACTATCCAACAAGGCTTGAGCTGTCTCACGCTTCATTGTCGAGCACATTTTCCAGAGCATTTGATGAATTTGTGGCAGTAACCGATAGGATTATTGGTGGTGGTGATCCACTAATCAGCTTTATTCCCGTTATAGGGGCTGGAAAATCTGCAATATCTATGGATGATGTCCTTACGTGTGAACTTCTAGCCAAGAGATCGTAACAAGTGATGTCAGCTCTTTCTCTTCCAGGTCAGAAGCTAGgcataaacaaaatgaaatctATTACTATGTTCAATTTAGGAATATACTAGAATTTTGGCTATTGACTTTGGCTTATTATACCTAATTTATTTGTGTGTGTGCGTGTGTGTGTGTTGGTGACTGCAAAGATATTGTATACTTTATTTGTCAGGATTATGTTTCTCTCAATGTCATTCAATCATAATTGAAAAGATTTATTGTTCTAAAAACTGTGCATGAGATAtaacaaaatcaattaaattggTAGAACAATTCATTTAGCATGGGATAATCCCAGAAAGCATCAGAATCATCCAAGTTAAATGAAGGCAAAGATACTGGTGTCTGCTTTTCAGGTAAGCACAGCCTTTGATCATGCTGGGCTGATAATTCAGTTAGCGATTGATCAATTCGAGTCAAACCCGCATTACAGTTCCCTACATCATTGGTTATTGTTTTTGAGGCGATTGCAGCAGGGTTCTGTTTGGATGGTTTCTTTTGGTTAAGAAGGTTTCTGATTCTGAGAGATATGGAAGATGTAGGGAATGGGAGATGGGTAAGAAAATTGGTTCTGGTATTATTGCCTCGGAGGAGGCAGGCAGCTTCGTCATAGGCCCTAGCTGCCTCCTCGGCTGTATGGAATGTGCCGAGCCACAATCTGATTTTGTGAGATGAATTCTTGATTTCTGCCACCCATTTCCCAGAAGGCCTCTGCCTCACGCCAATAAAGTTGTGTTTTCTTGAAAGGTCTTCCTTCTTCTGCCTTTGTGAACCATGCTCCATAGTCAGAAACTCACAATTCACAAATAgggagagaaagagaaagatttaaCTTGATAGTAGTTATAATAGCAGAGAAAGCTTTTTTATATAGGCAAAGTGAGCCATGTCCAAATTAAGTTGAATCTAACTAATTAAATGACTTAATTTCTCAGTCGACACGTCAGCATCAAGATttctttaaaaaacaaaaagaggAATATGAATAGAATAATAATTGGGAGGGAGGTTTGGTGGAATAATATGAGTTCATGCTTTGGCAAAATGCTCAATGGGAATCACTCCAACCCACACCACCTGACCTACCCACTCAGCTTTACATTATTAAATATCCATTAGATGAACAAAAAGTTGACTAATAAAACATTCAATTTCATAACTGAAAGAATAATGACAGAAAAAGAATCAATCACcatttataacttaaaaaaatctttataaagTATCTCAATCGAACATATTAAGAAAATGACATAACCCAAAACTGTGAAGGGAATTGCCCACCCGACAAAACCATCCAAATTCTTTACTTCCAAAAACAACGCACGACACAAAACACGTTTAAAGGCAGGCACCCCCATAATTTCTTCATGGTCTGATAgcccaaaaatataaataaaaatatacacacTAGTAGTACGGAAACAAAAATCCATTCATCCATCATCTCCTCcagaaagttggcgccaaaatgGATTTTGATCAGCTGCCCCATGTgaaaagaataaagaagaaaatatatgaatCACTAATAAAGTACAAGATCATCATCAATCCAACAAGGAATCTTCTTTTTTATGAAGACAGAATAGACTGCAAAGCAAGCTGCTGCTGAGGATGCAAGGATGACCAAGTTGAAGCAAGTGTGGCTGGTGGCAATGTCTGTTGAAGCTGCCTCAGAAGATTCACCATTCTGCTAGCAGTTTGCTCTGTTGCAAGATCCTTCCCCGCACACAATACCTTCACCATTTAATATGAAAGCATGTTAAACTTACGATCGAtacattatacatatatatatatatatagcttataTGATGAAAGATGAATAATGAACAACAACAGACCTCTGCAAATACAGCAACAATTTTAGGAAGGTACTGATTGTTGGGACCCAAGAGTTCCATGTCAGACCTGTAAATAATATTCATTACTTAATATGGGAAATAAACTAAGGAAGATAGTgagatacaaaaacaacaattaAAGCACCAACCTCTCTACCATTGAACACAATTGATCATGGACTACTTTGGCTTCAACTAGATCCCCTTTTATAGGTAAGTAACTTAACCATGCAGGAAGAACCTGACATTAGAAAGCAATTCATATATCAGAACTGAGCAACAATTCAGACTTAAATGCACTaaccttttcttcttcttttttttttttatgttaatcacgattaaaaaaatctatatactTCTGTAAACAAGTCAAGCATCAACATCAAAATGCTAGCTAGCTTTAATGTACTTGATATTACATTTGATTCCCAAAGACAAGAATTGACATCTTGACATGTGAAAGAATACTTGGTCCACTACAAAAATTTAGCACAAACAAAATCTGGATGTACCTGAGATGAATTTATGCTGTCTCGATGGAACTGACATATTTTCCCCAAAGCAGAAACAGCATTATCATAAGCCATTACGTTCTCAGACTTCAGTGCATTAGGATCTGCTATCACTCTATTTAACCGGGATAGAGCCTCTGATAGATGAGAAAGATAAGATACCAATcaaaaaggagaagaagaacaGAATGAAgctaagataaaaatatttatgaagtGCACCTCCAATAAGAGGTTTAAAAGCAGGACCACCAAATTCAGCACAAACACCAAGTCCATACACGGCAGCCTGAAAATGCAATAAACATATTGTACTTGAGTCTCAGAAAGTCAACAATAAGCACAGCATTATAGAATCAACAATGGTGAGGTTCTCATCACCTGTCTAATATCTGGATTCTCATCATTGCAAGCTTCCAAAAGGAAAGGAAGATATGTCTCATAATATCTGGTAATCACCATTAAATCATCAGTTTATTATTGGCAACCTCAGTGCGGATTATTATAACAAGACAATCCAAAAACTCAAACTTTAACTTACTTCAAAGCGGCTTCACGACAATGCTCTGCAACATCGTCAAATATGCAAATTGCTATTCTTCTCTCCTCAACTGTTTTATCCTTGCCCTACATTGATgttgttaaattataaatattatgggATATGATATGATTAAGAGCAATGATATTTGATTACATAAAATTAGGATATTAGTATTCTTACCCTATGTTAGAGGTATCCTATCCTATAAAATAGATTATCTCaataatacaactttttaattatCTACATGATATCACAACTTCTAGATACAACTTAAGGATTTCATCATGTTGTTTTCACTTGACCTTATTTTGTTCATTATGGATGTTATCCCCATACAAAAAAAATGTCACGAAACTAGATATCCATATATTGAATAGAGAGGCCAAACGAGCAAGGGTGAGCTAAGGATATAGAAGTCACTAGAGACAAAGCTGGTGGAGACAAAGTCATTGAAACCAAGCAATAGAGTCAGAGACGAAGCCTTTAGAGTGTGGGAAGACTGAGGCATGAGAATGGGAAACGAATGCATTGCCAATGTTAAAGCCTAGACCTATGTTGCAAATCCAATTCAATATTAAAACTTGCATGGATTCAAGGGGATTGttagaatattaaatattatattatgttaaatgattagaaaaaacatttaaaaatatgatatgatTGAGAAGAATGGTATTTAATTAGGAAATTATCACTTTGCATTAAATGCATGTTAATCCTATAAAATAGACAATCTCTATCAACACATTCTCAATAGTACAACTTTTAAGATTTCTACTGATggaaatgtaaaatattttagttattaagtTATTTTGCAAATTGAAATGGAGAACACAATCAAACTAGATGTAGGTTGGATATTACTTACCCACATAGGCGTTAAATAAGAGGAGAGCTCATCAAACATTGGCAAAAAAGAGGCcttgaatgttttgatcaaagTACCAAGAATCTCTCCCACCTGAAAAACAGTCACTTTATAGTTCAGGCAGCAGAAAAGGACTGAAAGAATTGCCAAGTCAAAGTTAATATTTGATCTTGAAACATAGTTGTAAGGACGAACTTGGTCAAAAACTTCTTCCTCCTGCTCA is drawn from Impatiens glandulifera chromosome 3, dImpGla2.1, whole genome shotgun sequence and contains these coding sequences:
- the LOC124929625 gene encoding ethylene-responsive transcription factor RAP2-11-like; amino-acid sequence: MEHGSQRQKKEDLSRKHNFIGVRQRPSGKWVAEIKNSSHKIRLWLGTFHTAEEAARAYDEAACLLRGNNTRTNFLTHLPFPTSSISLRIRNLLNQKKPSKQNPAAIASKTITNDVGNCNAGLTRIDQSLTELSAQHDQRLCLPEKQTPVSLPSFNLDDSDAFWDYPMLNELFYQFN